Proteins encoded in a region of the Deltaproteobacteria bacterium genome:
- a CDS encoding SDR family oxidoreductase, producing MANAYFDLTGKTIIITGGSKGLGESMARALAEAGADLALVSRTQADLDTVSAEIHAATGRHVIGVAADVTKEADIAAMTERVVAEFGKIDVLINNAGIGGTTPVLDLQEAEWDRYMNLNLKGPVLCAKHIGAEMIKRKQGNIINVSSLFSKMVARYMAAYGATKSALVSFTRTLALEWARYNIRVNALCPGYFDTPMNHDFWQTKGGLSVIDKIPMQRVGDTKEIKPAILFLCSDANSFMTGTTLFIDGGHSLVG from the coding sequence ATGGCGAATGCGTATTTTGATCTGACCGGCAAAACCATAATCATCACCGGCGGCAGCAAGGGATTAGGCGAGTCGATGGCGCGGGCGCTAGCGGAGGCGGGCGCGGACTTGGCGCTGGTCAGCCGCACGCAGGCGGATCTCGATACCGTGTCTGCCGAGATTCATGCGGCGACTGGTCGGCATGTGATTGGCGTGGCGGCTGATGTTACCAAAGAGGCCGACATTGCCGCTATGACTGAGCGCGTCGTGGCCGAGTTTGGCAAGATCGACGTGCTCATTAACAACGCCGGGATTGGTGGCACGACGCCGGTGCTGGATCTGCAGGAAGCCGAGTGGGACCGCTATATGAACCTGAACCTCAAGGGGCCGGTGTTGTGCGCCAAGCATATCGGCGCGGAGATGATTAAGCGCAAGCAGGGGAACATCATTAACGTCTCGTCGCTGTTTTCGAAGATGGTCGCGCGTTATATGGCAGCGTATGGTGCCACGAAAAGTGCGCTGGTGTCGTTCACCCGCACGCTGGCGCTGGAATGGGCGCGCTACAACATCCGTGTGAATGCGCTGTGCCCCGGCTATTTCGATACCCCAATGAATCACGATTTCTGGCAGACCAAGGGTGGGTTGAGCGTGATCGACAAGATCCCGATGCAGCGAGTTGGCGACACCAAAGAGATCAAACCGGCCATCCTGTTTCTCTGTTCGGATGCGAACTCGTTCATGACGGGAACGACATTGTTCATTGATGGTGGGCACAGTTTGGTTGGGTAA
- a CDS encoding acyl-CoA dehydrogenase family protein, with translation MDFELTPEQSMLKDLCREFAKKEIAPYADEWFDAEYFPVEVFRKMADLNLMGMLIPEEYGGSGAGTMAMVVALEEIGKADQSVATTLQAHLTIGSLPFLHFGTEEQKKKWLAPLARGERLGAFGLTEPQAGSDASNIQTTAHLDGDQWVVNGTKCFISNAGTPLSYGLVALTTSGKTDDGKKQYSAIIIPHGTEGYTVGRRYKKIGWHGVDTREQIFDNARVPRENLLGREGGGFRAFLKTLECGRISVATLGLSLAEACLEMSVKYALERKTFGKPLASHQAIQFKLADMATQVEMAKLMVYRAAWLRDQGRPFATEAAMAKLASSEIAVKTAEEAVQIHGGYGYTREYPVSRFYLDSKILTIGEGTSEVQRMVIARQLGC, from the coding sequence ATGGACTTTGAACTGACGCCGGAACAATCGATGCTCAAGGATCTGTGCCGCGAGTTTGCTAAGAAGGAAATCGCACCCTATGCGGACGAGTGGTTTGACGCCGAGTATTTCCCCGTCGAGGTATTCCGCAAAATGGCGGACCTCAACTTGATGGGCATGCTGATTCCCGAGGAATACGGCGGCTCCGGCGCGGGTACGATGGCGATGGTGGTGGCGCTGGAAGAAATCGGTAAAGCCGATCAGTCGGTCGCCACAACTTTACAAGCCCATCTCACGATTGGCTCGCTGCCGTTCCTGCACTTCGGCACAGAAGAACAGAAAAAGAAATGGCTCGCGCCACTGGCGCGTGGTGAACGGCTGGGCGCGTTTGGTCTGACCGAACCTCAAGCCGGGTCCGATGCCTCGAACATTCAGACCACGGCCCATCTCGATGGCGACCAGTGGGTGGTGAACGGCACCAAATGCTTTATTTCTAATGCCGGCACCCCGTTGAGCTATGGGCTGGTAGCGTTGACGACCTCCGGTAAAACCGACGATGGCAAGAAGCAGTACAGCGCCATTATCATTCCTCATGGCACGGAAGGGTACACCGTTGGTCGGCGCTATAAAAAGATCGGCTGGCACGGCGTCGATACCCGCGAGCAGATTTTCGATAACGCCCGGGTGCCGCGCGAAAATTTGCTCGGCCGGGAAGGCGGCGGCTTTCGGGCGTTCCTGAAGACGCTGGAATGCGGTCGCATCTCGGTAGCGACGCTGGGACTGTCCTTGGCGGAAGCCTGTTTGGAAATGTCGGTGAAATATGCGTTAGAGCGCAAGACCTTCGGTAAGCCGTTGGCGTCGCATCAAGCGATCCAGTTCAAACTGGCGGACATGGCGACGCAGGTCGAAATGGCTAAATTGATGGTCTATCGTGCTGCTTGGTTACGTGACCAGGGTCGACCGTTTGCCACGGAAGCGGCGATGGCGAAGCTGGCATCGTCGGAGATTGCGGTGAAAACTGCCGAAGAAGCGGTACAGATTCATGGTGGCTACGGCTACACGCGCGAGTATCCCGTGTCGCGTTTTTATCTGGACTCGAAGATCCTCACGATCGGCGAAGGGACCAGCGAAGTGCAGCGGATGGTGATTGCGCGACAATTAGGTTGTTAG
- a CDS encoding TIGR03560 family F420-dependent LLM class oxidoreductase codes for MARPIQFALFQPQMSLTFPLIKERAQAAEELGFHSIWFPDHMWVRGMPQVDYLECWTLMTAVAAVTTKLRVGGLVLCNSYRNPAFLAKMAATLDNISNGRVEIGLGAGWMDEEYKAYGYEFGSGGQRANQLKEGVEIIKKMFTEEKPSYAGKYYSITEAYNNPKPVQKPHPPITIGAVAEQKMLKIVAQHADWWNCPAAVAHRVDKKWAVIAENCKAIGRNPDEIGISEQVVAVLGKDKADFENKWPTAKKTLGRLADLDKTALRGDPAGFIQGVKDKNAKGVSLFTMVFSDMAQDDFLATLQLFHKEVMPAFR; via the coding sequence ATGGCTCGCCCCATTCAATTCGCTCTGTTCCAACCACAGATGAGTTTGACCTTCCCGCTGATCAAAGAACGCGCCCAAGCAGCGGAAGAACTTGGGTTTCATTCGATCTGGTTCCCTGACCATATGTGGGTGCGCGGCATGCCGCAGGTGGATTACCTGGAATGCTGGACGTTGATGACCGCCGTTGCGGCAGTGACCACCAAGCTACGCGTCGGCGGACTGGTGTTGTGCAATTCCTACCGCAACCCCGCTTTCCTGGCCAAAATGGCGGCGACATTAGACAATATCAGCAATGGCCGGGTGGAAATCGGCTTAGGTGCCGGGTGGATGGATGAAGAGTACAAAGCCTACGGCTACGAGTTCGGCTCCGGCGGCCAGCGCGCCAACCAGCTCAAGGAAGGCGTGGAGATTATCAAAAAGATGTTCACCGAAGAGAAGCCGTCGTACGCGGGCAAGTACTACTCCATCACCGAGGCGTACAACAACCCCAAACCGGTACAGAAGCCACATCCGCCGATCACGATTGGCGCGGTGGCCGAACAGAAGATGCTCAAGATCGTCGCCCAGCACGCCGACTGGTGGAACTGCCCGGCGGCGGTGGCGCATCGCGTCGATAAAAAATGGGCGGTGATCGCCGAGAACTGCAAAGCCATTGGCCGCAATCCCGACGAGATCGGCATCTCCGAGCAAGTCGTGGCCGTATTGGGAAAAGACAAGGCCGACTTCGAGAACAAATGGCCGACGGCGAAAAAAACCCTGGGACGGCTAGCCGACCTCGACAAAACCGCGCTACGCGGCGACCCCGCCGGCTTCATTCAAGGCGTCAAAGACAAAAATGCCAAAGGCGTGAGCCTGTTCACCATGGTCTTCAGCGACATGGCGCAGGACGATTTTCTGGCGACCTTGCAACTGTTTCATAAAGAGGTGATGCCAGCGTTTCGGTAA
- a CDS encoding MaoC family dehydratase N-terminal domain-containing protein has translation MIKLDPAQIGQEVLIATVTVTADDIRKFAEAVGDLNPLYLDADAARAAGYPNVIAPPLFCMKMRGGRMRPDVPLEPGYASLHAGQDLEFVDEICAGQTYTITAKVAEAYEKTGRSGPMGIVVREVAIKDATGRVAVTLRERQIVRSAERKI, from the coding sequence GTGATCAAACTCGACCCCGCTCAGATTGGCCAGGAAGTACTCATCGCCACTGTCACGGTCACCGCCGACGACATCCGCAAGTTTGCCGAGGCGGTGGGCGATCTCAATCCACTGTACCTGGATGCCGACGCCGCGCGGGCGGCAGGGTATCCGAACGTGATTGCCCCACCACTGTTCTGCATGAAAATGCGCGGCGGTCGCATGCGTCCGGATGTCCCGCTCGAACCTGGCTATGCCAGCTTGCATGCCGGACAAGATCTCGAATTCGTGGATGAAATCTGCGCCGGGCAGACGTACACGATCACGGCGAAAGTGGCCGAAGCCTACGAAAAGACCGGGCGCAGCGGCCCCATGGGCATCGTCGTGCGCGAGGTCGCTATCAAGGACGCGACGGGACGGGTCGCGGTGACGCTGCGCGAACGGCAGATTGTCAGATCGGCGGAGAGGAAGATTTGA
- a CDS encoding MaoC family dehydratase, giving the protein MKTQIVRTFSEIEIGDELGPMTRTPTTAMVQRYAEAVDIKELRFFFDPEEARKNGLQHPIVPGPMTAGFMTQLLKDSFPGWRLQSMSTTFRTPALHGELLSIWGNVTEKDEQDSLCTVHCDIVVENPRGDRVAVGTARLSRSSNL; this is encoded by the coding sequence ATGAAGACACAAATTGTACGTACTTTCTCTGAGATTGAGATTGGTGATGAATTGGGTCCGATGACGCGCACGCCAACCACGGCGATGGTGCAACGCTATGCCGAGGCGGTGGATATTAAGGAGCTGCGCTTTTTCTTCGATCCAGAAGAGGCGCGGAAAAATGGCCTCCAGCATCCTATCGTGCCCGGACCGATGACGGCGGGCTTTATGACGCAATTATTGAAAGATAGCTTTCCCGGTTGGCGCTTGCAGTCCATGAGCACGACCTTCCGCACCCCCGCGCTGCATGGCGAGCTGTTAAGCATTTGGGGCAACGTCACGGAGAAGGACGAGCAAGACAGCCTCTGTACCGTGCATTGCGATATCGTGGTGGAGAATCCGCGCGGCGATCGCGTGGCGGTGGGAACGGCGCGGCTGAGTCGGAGCAGTAACCTGTAA
- a CDS encoding LLM class flavin-dependent oxidoreductase, with product MTMLPVGYLPCTQDPPSAANMTRVIDEIIAEAQMVEASGWDGCFITEHHQQEDGYLPNPLLMAGLVGMKTQRIKVGTCVLLLPLHHPVHVAEDCAVIDLATRGRLVLSIGVGYQLHDFEAFEIPVAERATRTEEALEVMRRSWSGKRFSFSGKHFYYKDTLVTPTPYQKPGVPVWMASWTPPGLRRAAKLADGWIADPVQSLPVIKDFANRYRAAAAKAGRKPHICLMRDAVIANSMQEAEAESGPTMYTHRFYFQYGAYMPDDYLKDVKSPDALSFQKCARDRLIVGSPDDCLEQLTKWKEEIQPDYLIVRFRQPGGPSHQKTLDAIRLFGEKVIPKL from the coding sequence ATGACGATGTTGCCAGTCGGCTATTTACCCTGTACCCAAGATCCTCCGTCGGCAGCAAACATGACCCGTGTGATCGATGAGATCATCGCCGAAGCGCAGATGGTCGAAGCGAGCGGCTGGGACGGGTGCTTCATCACCGAGCACCACCAGCAAGAAGACGGGTATCTGCCCAACCCGCTGCTGATGGCGGGACTGGTGGGCATGAAGACGCAGCGCATCAAAGTCGGCACCTGCGTGCTGCTCCTGCCGCTGCACCATCCCGTGCATGTAGCGGAAGACTGCGCGGTGATCGATCTTGCTACCAGGGGCCGCCTAGTCTTGAGCATTGGCGTTGGCTATCAGCTTCATGATTTCGAGGCCTTCGAGATTCCCGTGGCCGAGCGCGCGACACGCACGGAGGAAGCGCTGGAAGTCATGCGCCGGAGCTGGAGCGGGAAGCGCTTCTCTTTTTCCGGTAAGCATTTTTATTACAAAGATACGTTGGTGACGCCGACGCCTTATCAAAAGCCCGGAGTGCCGGTGTGGATGGCGTCGTGGACCCCGCCCGGATTGCGACGCGCGGCGAAACTGGCCGACGGCTGGATTGCCGATCCCGTACAGTCGCTGCCGGTGATTAAAGATTTTGCCAACCGCTACCGCGCTGCCGCCGCGAAGGCGGGACGTAAGCCGCATATCTGCCTCATGCGCGATGCGGTGATCGCCAACAGCATGCAAGAAGCGGAAGCGGAGAGCGGGCCGACCATGTACACCCACCGTTTCTACTTTCAGTATGGTGCCTACATGCCGGACGACTATCTAAAAGACGTGAAGAGCCCGGATGCGCTTTCGTTCCAGAAATGTGCGCGGGATCGGTTGATCGTCGGTTCGCCGGATGACTGCCTGGAGCAACTCACAAAATGGAAAGAGGAAATCCAGCCGGACTATCTCATCGTACGCTTCCGTCAGCCGGGCGGACCGTCGCATCAGAAAACCCTGGACGCCATTCGCCTGTTCGGGGAGAAAGTGATTCCGAAGCTGTAG
- a CDS encoding beta-glucanase — MPATLVSRALRLVAAVLTGATLVIAHATVALAFPLYPFPQHVTYASGTIKPNHRTQVQQDNDVRAFYDRWKADFVLAAGMDGGGNPLYRIAFGLTSPNRERTVSEGQGFGMIVVALLAGHDANAQTIFDGLWRFTSAYPSSIDSRLMRWIVPTGFNGDDSAFDGDCDMAYGLLLADKQWGSVGAIDYLAEATQLIAGILASTIGPNSRLPMLGDWVEPAGSKYNQYTPRSSDFMPDHFRAFGRITGDPVWSQVVTAVQNSIDYLQLKYSSKTGLLPDFIRPISSTNHNPRPAGSNFLESAFDGSYYYNAARDPWRLGTDAVLNNDAKSLAAVRKISSWIQTATAGNPASIRAGYKLGGSPLSGSNYFTTVFVAPFGVAAMTQSSQQSWLNAIYSAVYSVHEGYFEDSVTLLCLLVVTGNYWDPTTIGGT; from the coding sequence ATGCCTGCCACTCTCGTGTCACGTGCTCTGCGGCTCGTAGCTGCCGTGCTGACAGGCGCGACGCTAGTGATCGCCCACGCCACCGTTGCCCTTGCATTTCCTCTCTATCCTTTTCCGCAACATGTGACCTATGCCAGCGGCACGATTAAGCCGAACCATCGCACCCAGGTACAGCAAGATAACGATGTGCGCGCTTTCTATGATCGCTGGAAGGCCGACTTCGTGCTCGCGGCAGGAATGGATGGAGGCGGGAATCCCCTGTACCGGATTGCCTTCGGTCTAACGAGCCCCAATCGAGAGCGCACGGTGTCCGAAGGTCAGGGCTTCGGCATGATCGTCGTGGCGCTCCTGGCCGGGCACGATGCCAATGCGCAGACGATCTTTGACGGGCTCTGGCGATTTACCAGCGCCTATCCGAGCAGCATCGACTCGCGGCTCATGCGCTGGATCGTGCCGACCGGTTTCAACGGTGATGACAGCGCGTTCGATGGCGATTGCGATATGGCGTACGGGCTGTTACTAGCCGACAAACAGTGGGGCAGCGTTGGCGCCATCGACTATCTAGCCGAGGCGACGCAACTTATCGCGGGGATTTTGGCCTCTACCATTGGTCCCAACAGTCGTCTCCCTATGCTGGGCGATTGGGTAGAGCCTGCCGGCAGCAAATACAACCAATACACGCCGCGCTCTTCCGACTTCATGCCTGACCACTTTCGTGCCTTCGGGCGCATCACGGGAGATCCGGTGTGGAGCCAGGTGGTGACCGCCGTGCAAAACTCGATCGATTACCTCCAGCTCAAATACAGCTCGAAGACTGGACTCTTGCCCGACTTCATCAGGCCCATTTCGTCCACTAACCACAACCCGCGACCGGCGGGGAGCAATTTCCTGGAATCCGCCTTCGACGGCAGCTACTATTACAACGCCGCCCGCGACCCGTGGCGACTCGGGACCGACGCCGTGCTCAATAACGACGCGAAGTCGCTGGCGGCAGTGCGCAAGATTTCGAGCTGGATTCAAACCGCTACTGCCGGCAACCCCGCTAGCATCCGCGCAGGTTATAAATTGGGCGGGTCGCCGCTGTCAGGAAGCAATTATTTTACGACGGTATTTGTTGCACCTTTCGGCGTCGCCGCCATGACGCAATCGTCGCAGCAGTCCTGGCTCAATGCCATTTACAGCGCAGTCTATAGCGTGCACGAAGGCTACTTTGAGGATAGTGTGACCTTGCTCTGTCTATTGGTCGTGACGGGAAACTATTGGGACCCGACGACGATCGGTGGGACTTAA
- a CDS encoding CoA transferase: MRTPKQIFEGIRILDFTQWLAGPQATRLMVDLGAEVIKIELPPRGEHSRNIRIVPKDGKDGTLPTYFTMHNRGKKSLCVDVKTPEGQAVIKDLVKVCDVVFENFTPGIMAHYGLTYGVLSQINPSMVMCSVSTYSDFHFRATRGRGRPARRKSDRDGRAPRKKGRIHSQTAISLRRVRYAHR, encoded by the coding sequence GTGCGAACCCCCAAACAGATCTTCGAAGGCATTCGTATTCTCGACTTTACGCAGTGGTTGGCGGGGCCGCAGGCGACTCGTCTAATGGTCGATCTCGGTGCCGAAGTCATTAAAATTGAGCTGCCACCCAGAGGCGAACACAGCCGCAATATCCGCATCGTGCCGAAAGACGGCAAAGATGGAACACTCCCAACCTATTTCACCATGCATAATCGCGGCAAAAAGAGCCTGTGTGTCGATGTGAAGACGCCGGAAGGGCAGGCGGTTATCAAAGACTTGGTGAAGGTCTGCGATGTTGTGTTCGAGAATTTCACTCCCGGCATCATGGCGCATTACGGCTTGACCTATGGCGTGCTCTCGCAAATCAACCCGAGCATGGTCATGTGTTCGGTTTCGACCTATAGCGATTTTCACTTCCGTGCGACCCGGGGGCGCGGGCGTCCCGCCCGCAGGAAAAGCGACCGAGACGGTCGCGCTCCCAGGAAAAAAGGTCGCATCCATTCGCAAACCGCTATAAGTCTTCGTAGAGTGCGCTATGCGCACCGATAA